One region of Natronorubrum aibiense genomic DNA includes:
- a CDS encoding diadenylate cyclase — MDESALRIAYETHDEVRALIDRLHDTLESISLSFDRWDEQYIKGPGLYVAVVTGPSIASFADPMGRNRWPTDRCRSIRRNGESLFETAREVALSRDGAVVVGVDGVIQPQMVRFTDPRPEDLEESESAAPEYEDWMGSRHMSALDTSRRPSVVSTLTLSEETGRVTRFEGGAFETTTRSALGGEWNPHATA, encoded by the coding sequence ATGGACGAGTCGGCCCTCCGGATCGCCTACGAAACACACGACGAGGTGCGAGCGCTGATCGACCGACTCCACGATACGCTCGAGTCGATCAGCCTGAGTTTCGATCGCTGGGACGAGCAGTACATCAAGGGCCCGGGACTGTACGTCGCCGTGGTGACGGGGCCGTCGATCGCGTCATTTGCCGATCCGATGGGGCGAAACCGGTGGCCGACGGACCGCTGTCGGAGCATCCGTCGAAACGGTGAGAGTCTCTTCGAAACGGCGCGAGAGGTCGCCTTGAGCCGGGACGGCGCGGTCGTCGTCGGTGTCGACGGCGTCATCCAACCGCAGATGGTTCGGTTCACCGACCCCAGACCGGAAGATCTCGAGGAGAGCGAGTCGGCAGCGCCAGAGTACGAAGACTGGATGGGGTCGCGCCACATGAGCGCCCTCGACACCTCACGGCGACCGAGCGTCGTGTCGACGCTGACGCTGAGCGAGGAAACCGGGCGGGTCACACGGTTCGAAGGAGGTGCCTTCGAGACTACCACGCGGTCGGCACTCGGCGGGGAGTGGAACCCACACGCCACCGCCTGA